In Papaver somniferum cultivar HN1 chromosome 1, ASM357369v1, whole genome shotgun sequence, a genomic segment contains:
- the LOC113322013 gene encoding putative pentatricopeptide repeat-containing protein At1g12700, mitochondrial yields the protein MNLCQRLLVNPRLISSYSHGNHSLCLLHKSDIFVRNYGYYHRKSQLEDFVKDECKSGKIKKLDDGLGFFNQLISANPLPSIIAFNHVLGSLSKIRCYSDVMNVYKKMNLHRVKPDVYTYNILINCCCLLGRVDYGFCLLGVMIKKGNVPDAVTYGTLVKGLCGKGEIHEAFEVFDKMTDLGIQPNIVSYSVIIDSLCKGGLVDEALVVFGEMMKDKNVTPNVVVYSTLINGLCNAGRLSDAKRVFDEMNRKGVFGDVGTYNCIIHGNCLRSEWKEVKRYFDEMVNRGVLPDTVTFNILIDSLCKEGMTLNAWGLFAKMKKFDIKPDRITYNSMIDGLCLTGQLQEAVKLFDSMVDRDLQPNVITCNMLIHGYCKNYKLDNAMALFKKMKENGLQPTLVTYSALLAGLYRDGRVRAAQNLFNEMKSFGHNPDEITYGTILDGLCKNGHLEKAIEVFESMESTGLKANIDMYTMLIRGLCLTGKLEDARKMFSEIPNKGLIPDALTYTTMLEGLFHNRMSLEANKLIVEMEENGCLPNARTYDTIITGFLEGQENDKALEFLQKMRARHFVPSDSVVSLLMSTLPADELKDL from the coding sequence ATGAATTTGTGTCAAAGGTTACTAGTTAATCCTAGACTAATTTCCAGTTATTCCCATGGTAATCATTCATTATGTCTTCTCCATAAAAGTGATATCTTTGTGAGAAACTATGGTTATTACCATAGAAAATCACAGCTTGAGGACTTTGTGAAAGATGAGTGCAAATCGGGTAAGATAAAAAAGCTTGATGATGGTTTAGGATTCTTTAATCAATTGATTTCAGCAAACCCATTACCATCTATCATTGCATTTAATCATGTATTAGGTTCTTTATCAAAAATCAGATGTTATTCAGATGTTATGAACGTGTATAAGAAGATGAATTTACACAGAGTGAAACCAGATGTTTATACTTATAACATTTTGATTAATTGCTGTTGTCTATTGGGAAGAGTAGATTATGGGTTTTGTTTGCTTGGTGTGATGATTAAGAAGGGTAATGTGCCTGATGCAGTTACTTATGGTACATTGGTTAAAGGGTTGTGCGGGAAGGGTGAGATCCATGAAGCCTTTGAGGTGTTTGATAAAATGACTGACTTGGGTATTCAGCCTAATATTGTTTCGTATTCAGTTATTATTGATAGTCTTTGCAAAGGGGGTTTGGTTGATGAAGCTTTGGTTGTGTTTGGTGAGATGATGAAGGATAAAAATGTTACTCCGAATGTTGTGGTTTATAGTACGCTGATTAATGGTCTTTGTAATGCGGGGCGGTTAAGTGACGCAAAGAGAGTGTTTGATGAGATGAATAGGAAAGGAGTGTTTGGGGATGTGGGGACCTATAATTGTATCATTCATGGGAATTGTCTGCGTAGCGAATGGAAAGAAGTGAAGAGGTATTTTGATGAAATGGTGAATCGAGGGGTTTTGCCTGATACAGTAACTTTCAATATATTGATAGATTCTCTGTGTAAAGAAGGGATGACGCTAAATGCTTGGGGGTTATTTGCAAAAATGAAAAAGTTTGACATAAAGCCTGATCGGATTACTTATAATTCAATGATTGATGGTCTGTgtttgacagggcaactgcaagAGGCCGTGAAGCTGTTTGATTCGATGGTGGATAGGGACCTTCAACCGAATGTTATCACTTGCAATATGCTCATCCATGGGTATTGCAAGAATTACAAATTGGATAATGCTATGGCGCTcttcaagaagatgaaagagaATGGATTGCAACCAACATTAGTTACTTACAGTGCACTATTAGCGGGATTATACCGAGATGGAAGagttagggctgcacaaaacctgTTTAATGAGATGAAATCCTTTGGCCATAATCCGGACGAAATTACATACGGAACAATCTTGGATGGCCTCTGCAAGAATGGGCATCTTGAAAAAGCAATTGAAGTATTTGAATCCATGGAGAGCACTGGTTTGAAAGCCAACATTGACATGTACACTATGCTAATTCGAGGTTTGTGTCTTACTGGGAAATTGGAAGATGCAAGGAAAATGTTTAGTGAAATCCCAAACAAAGGATTAATACCTGATGCACTAACATATACCACAATGTTGGAAGGGCTCTTTCATAACAGGATGTCATTGGAGGCCAACAAGTTAATCGTTGAAATGGAAGAGAATGGTTGCTTACCAAACGCGAGAACATATGATACCATCATAACGGGTTTTCTTGAAGGACAGGAGAATGACAAGGCATTGGAATTTCTTCAGAAGATGCGCGCAAGACATTTTGTACCGAGTGATTCTGTTGTTTCTTTGCTAATGAGCACTCTTCCGGCAGATGAGCTTAAGGATCTATAG
- the LOC113274843 gene encoding uncharacterized protein LOC113274843, which yields MIRKVVLIHCNGEWVHKKGNDDYKGMTHLAGVPDKYTFEDVKKRAMDVLGFVHKPCFDVYVLIDVPGTSFKQRIKIVSEEMLIFYVGQTCGVPSFYTIKYGEEVKVDIPPVTLKTTTGDYSGSKMLPHTPLTPLNNLTSCSSEDYQSKNETIKGDGGVKASTSGPKARRCLEPVMTPSAKKIRCLHDATTTPAPVLDIPKPPKDMKYNDLCVGNTFKSKGELKLILAIAKVERNFEYKAFKSESQRFIAKFKDKTCEWRLRAVPLDSCGWWKLTVANDVHTCESNKRIDPELRTKAAATGIAELFKHKFKELDATFTPKQLVKDIKRDYGVVINYRQGYSAYKRGIELIKGSPDESYQHLVGYSHMLGARNKGTVTEIVTDSDDSFLYYFFAFGVCIEGFKNCFRPAFAVDGTHLTGPRQGVLLSAVGMDPDESIYPIAFAVVDSENNESWEWFMIKLVGVLGDKYAMNEDVVVATDRHPSIGRAIRLEFPCDNQVYCIHHLSENIKQTYHNATASVAFTRAAKAFSNDEYELAMRDLGLVSHAALKYVVDLGPEMWARMKARTGRFTLMTTNACETFNSRITDVKGLPICHLVDYIRSFLMEWFCERRQLARDRQDPLSQHERDIIKERWAVAKRFVDFHVDGDEYEVDEGDYEEQHTVYLDRRSCTCKVFDYQHLPCPHVLVVCETYKIKEEGLCGEYYKTSVWRSMYEPKIYGVLSPETWDVPAEVAERVVLPPKTTPEVGRRSIKRKRSAIEKPRKKRACSRCHQTGNYANSKRCPKA from the exons ATGATAAGAAAAGTTGTTCTCATCCACTGCAATGGTGAATGGGTGCACAAAAAAGGTAATGATGACTACAAAGGTATGACACATCTTGCGGGGGTACCTGATAAGTACACTTTTGAGGATGTGAAGAAGAGAGCAATGGATGTTTTAGGTTTCGTGCACAAACCTTGTTTTGAtgtgtatgtcctcatagatgtCCCGGGAACCTCATTTAAGCAAAGGATTAAGATTGTTAGTGaagaaatgttgattttttatgttgGCCAGACATGTGGAGTCCCAAGCTTTTACACAATCAAATATGGAGAAGAAGTAAAAGTAGATATTCCTCCCGTGACTCTCAAAACAACTACTGGAGATTACAGCGGATCCAAGATGCTTCCCCACACTCCCTTGACCCCTCTTAACAATCTCACGTCGTGTTCCAGTGAGGATTATCAGTCCAAGAATGAAACCATCAAGGGAGATGGTGGTGTTAAAG CGAGTACTAGTGGTCCAAAGGCTAGGAGATGTCTTGAACCAGTAATGACTCCATCAGCCAAGAAAATCCGATGTCTTCATGATGCGACAACAACTCCAGCGCCGGTTCTGGATATTCCTAAACCCCCGAAGGATATGAAGTACAATGATCTATGTGTGGGTAACACTTTCAAAAGCAAGGGGGAGCTGAAACTTATACTTGCAATAGCCAaagtagaaagaaattttgaatacAAAGCTTTTAAATCCGAAAGCCAGAGGTTTATTGCCAAATTCAAAGACAAGACATGCGAGTGGCGTCTGCGAGCAGTTCCCTTAGATTCCTGTGGGTGGTGGAAACTCACAGTTGCAAACGATGTGCATACTTGTGAAAGCAACAAAAGGATTGACCCTGAATTAAGAACCAAAGCGGCCGCTACTGGAATTGCAGAGCTTTTCAAGCACAAATTCAAAGAACTAGATGCGACATTTACGCCCAAACAACTGGTTAAGGACATAAAAAGGGATTATGGAGTGGTTATCAATTACCGGCAGGGATACAGCGCTTACAAGCGTGGTATTGAGCTGATCAAAGGTAGCCCTGATGAATCGTACCAACACCTCGTTGGTTATAGTCACATGCTTGGTGCTCGTAACAAGGGTACTGTTACCGAGATTGTAACTGATTCGGATGATTCTTTTCTATATTATTTCTTTGCTTTTGGAGTATGTATTGAAGGATTCAAAAACTGTTTCAGACCCGCATTTGCGGTTGATGGTACACATCTTACAGGGCCACGCCAAGGAGTTCTACTGTCAGCCGTTGGAATGGATCCCGACGAGTCGATATATCCTATTGCttttgctgttgttgattcaGAGAATAATGAATCTTGGGAATGGTTTATGATAAAGTTAGTCGGAGTACTTGGCGATAAGTATGCTAtgaatgaagatgttgttgtggcaACAGACAGGCACCCATCGATCGGTAGAGCCATAAGGTTGGAATTTCCTTGTGATAATCAAGTATACTGCATCCACCATCTTTCAG AGAATATCAAACAGACCTACCACAACGCCACGGCTTCGGTGGCATTTACAAGAGCTGCAAAAGCGTTTAGCAATGATGAGTATGAACTTGCTATGAGAGACCTAGGTTTAGTGAGCCACGCTGCTTTAAAATATGTAGTGGATCTTGGACCAGAAATGTGGGCCAGGATGAAGGCTAGAACAGGTCGTTTTACTCTCATGACTACAAACGCCTGTGAAACTTTCAATTCAAGAATAACTGATGTTAAAGGTCTTCCAATCTGTCATTTAGTCGATTACATTCGCAGCTTCCTTATGGAATGGTTCTGCGAACGTAGACAACTAGCTCGTGATCGGCAAGATCCTTTGAGTCAACATGAACGGGATATAATCAAAGAACGGTGGGCTGTGGCAAAAAGGTTTGTGGATTTCCATGTCGATGGGGACGAATATGAAGTGGACGAGGGTGACTATGAAGAGCAGCACACCGTCTATCTTGACCGAAGGTCTTGCACGTGCAAAGTGTTTGACTATCAGCATCTTCCGTGTCCCCACGTACTTGTAGTGTGTGAGACATATAAGATAAAAGAAGAAGGCCTTTGTGGGGAATATTATAAAACATCGGTTTGGAGATCTATGTATGAACCTAAAATCTATGGTGTGCTGAGCCCAGAAACTTGGGATGTCCCAGCGGAGGTGGCAGAAAGGGTGG
- the LOC113274849 gene encoding WAT1-related protein At5g45370-like, protein MDVAPVIKSSSGNVLMLNVGAIVLRIKQHLCTHNIIHDIPDHILNNFPLLPEEAAIELQAGNTIGSKGYTGYYGERGITGGADLALQWAKEMQQTNIAISAESMNILDRFKFLYNEAAQGRFHLSYYERSNTKEDKNGKMDINPISFVLLNLRIINRSQNMETFDLAILCKNKISRLSGASIANKTLLWKSHSTLAMVQILYGGYHIISSVALNDGINEIVFCVYRDLISLSLLAPVACFRDKRIRLPINFSLLVSFFFLGLTGVFGNQLLFLMGLGYTNPTYVVVVQPAIPVFTFVLAAFMGTEKVNLMKIGGQLKVGGTIVCVSGDILMVLFKRSSIFGEDVTELLHGAAATNDLIVGAQPEPAGGLISGLLGIGLTKFHIGMLCLIGNCFCMDVYLSFQAPLLLKYPASLSVTAYSYFFGAMFMVIAGISATDGNTVWFTPGYDLKKHD, encoded by the exons ATGGATGTAGCTCCAGttataaaatcttcatctggaaatgtgctcatg CTTAATGTGGGAGCTATTGTTCTCAGAATTAAGCAACATCTGTGCACCCACAACATAATACATGATATTCCTGATCACATTCTTAACAACTTCCCTCTATTACCAGAGGAAGCTGCTATTGAACTACAAGCTG GAAACACCATTGGCTCTAAAGGATATACAGGATACTATGGAGAAAGGGGCATCACAGGAGGAGCAGATCTAGCTTTACAGTGGGCCAAAGAGATGCAGCAAACTAACATAGCCATATCAGCTGAATCAATGAACATCTTAGATAGATTCAAGTTCCTCTACAATGAAGCTGCTCAAGGAAGATTTCACCTATCTTACTATGAAAGAAGCAACACCAAAGAAGACAAGAATGGAAAGATGGATATCAATCCCATATCTTTTGTTTTACTGAACCTTAGGATTATTAACCGTTCTCAAAACATGGAAACTTTCGATTTAGCTATTTTATGTAAGAACAAAATTAGCAGGCTCAGTGGTGCCTCCATTGCCAACAAAACTCTGT TATGGAAATCTCATTCCACATTAGCAATGGTACAGATTTTATATGGAGGTTATCATATCATATCGAGTGTTGCTCTTAATGATGGTATCAATGAAATCGTATTCTGTGTTTATCGTGAtcttatttctctttcattactCGCACCTGTTGCTTGCTTTCGTGATAAAAGGATTCGTCTTCCTATCAATTTCAGTCTCCTCGTATCTTTCTTCTTCCTTGGATTAACTGG GGTATTTGGGAACCAGCTGTTGTTCTTAATGGGGCTTGGATATACAAATCCAAcatatgttgttgttgttcagCCTGCAATCCCTGTGTTTACTTTTGTTTTAGCAGCTTTCATGGG CACCGAAAAAGTGAATTTGATGAAAATTGGAGGTCAACTCAAGGTTGGGGGCACAATAGTATGTGTTTCTGGAGATATACTAATGGTTTTGTTCAAGAGATCATCTATATTTGGAGAGGATGTCACTGAATTGTTGCACGGAGCAGCGGCGACGAATGATTTAATTGTCGGGGCACAACCAGAACCTGCTGGAGGGTTGATTTCGGGTTTGTTGGGTATTGGTCTTACCAAGTTTCACATTGGGATGCTCTGCTTGATTGGGAACTGCTTTTGTATGGATGTTTATCTATCCTTCCAG GCTCCGCTGCTACTGAAGTATCCGGCCAGTCTTTCAGTGACTGCATACTCATACTTTTTTGGTGCAATGTTTATGGTTATTGCTGGAATATCTGCCACCGATGGAAATACTGTCTGG TTTACCCCTGGTTATGACCTTAAGAAGCATGATTAA